The Geobacter sp. AOG2 genome includes a window with the following:
- a CDS encoding P-II family nitrogen regulator, protein MKKVEAIIKPFKLDEVKEALNEIGVQGITVSEVKGFGRQKGHTELYRGAEYVVDFIPKIKLEIIVSDAILSRVVEAIEQSAKTGRIGDGKIFVTPVEAVIRIRTGETGEDAL, encoded by the coding sequence TTGAAAAAAGTCGAAGCTATCATAAAGCCATTCAAGCTTGACGAGGTCAAGGAAGCTTTGAATGAAATCGGTGTGCAGGGTATTACCGTCAGCGAGGTCAAAGGTTTTGGCCGTCAGAAGGGGCATACCGAACTGTATCGCGGCGCCGAATATGTCGTGGACTTTATCCCTAAAATCAAGCTTGAAATCATTGTGTCGGATGCGATTCTTTCCAGAGTCGTCGAGGCCATAGAGCAATCCGCCAAAACCGGCCGGATTGGTGATGGCAAGATATTCGTCACGCCGGTGGAAGCCGTCATCCGCATCAGGACCGGCGAAACAGGCGAAGACGCGCTGTAA
- the glnA gene encoding type I glutamate--ammonia ligase → MTPKQVVEFAKENGALMVDFKFMDFVGIWQHFSTPISEFGEDIFDDGLGFDGSSIRGWQPIHASDMIIIPDATTAKMDPFTAIPTLSLICNIFDPITKEGYSRDPRNIAKKAEAYLKSTGIGDTAFFGPEAEFFIFDDVRYDSSANQSFYAVDSVEGAWNSGREEFPNLGYKPRHKEGYFPVSPTDSQNDLRNEMVMEMQKVGIQVECQHHEVATGGQAEIDMRFDALVKMADKLQWFKYIIKNVAYRNGKTVTFMPKPLYGDNGSGMHSHQSIWKDGVNLFAGDKYGGLSQMALYYIGGIIKHAKALCAFTNPTTNSYKRLVPGFEAPVNMAYSSRNRSASLRIPMFSTNPKSKRVEYRTPDPSCNGYLAFAAMLMAGLDGIENKIDPGQPLDKDIYGLSPEELKDIPSAPGSLEEALKCLEDDHEFLLKGDVFTADVIEKWIEYKTEAEVNPVRMRPVPMEFQLYYDI, encoded by the coding sequence ATGACCCCGAAACAAGTAGTAGAGTTTGCCAAAGAAAATGGCGCACTGATGGTAGATTTCAAATTTATGGATTTTGTTGGGATCTGGCAGCATTTTTCCACCCCGATCAGCGAGTTCGGCGAGGATATATTTGACGACGGCCTTGGTTTTGACGGTTCTTCCATCCGCGGCTGGCAGCCGATTCATGCCTCCGACATGATCATCATCCCCGACGCCACCACCGCCAAGATGGACCCGTTCACCGCTATTCCGACCCTTTCCCTGATCTGCAATATCTTTGATCCGATCACCAAGGAAGGCTACAGCCGCGACCCGCGCAACATCGCCAAAAAGGCCGAGGCATACCTCAAGTCCACCGGCATCGGCGACACGGCCTTCTTCGGCCCGGAAGCCGAATTCTTCATCTTTGACGACGTGCGCTACGACTCCTCCGCCAACCAGTCCTTCTATGCCGTTGACTCGGTTGAAGGCGCCTGGAACTCCGGCCGCGAAGAGTTCCCCAACCTGGGCTACAAGCCGCGCCACAAGGAAGGCTATTTCCCCGTTTCCCCGACCGACTCCCAGAACGACCTGCGTAACGAGATGGTCATGGAGATGCAGAAGGTCGGCATCCAGGTTGAGTGCCAGCACCACGAGGTAGCCACCGGCGGACAGGCCGAGATCGACATGCGTTTCGACGCTCTGGTCAAGATGGCCGACAAACTCCAGTGGTTCAAGTACATCATCAAGAACGTTGCCTACCGCAACGGCAAGACCGTTACCTTCATGCCCAAGCCGCTTTACGGCGACAACGGTTCCGGCATGCACTCCCACCAGTCCATCTGGAAGGACGGCGTCAACCTGTTTGCCGGTGACAAATACGGCGGGCTTTCCCAGATGGCACTGTACTACATCGGCGGCATCATCAAGCACGCCAAAGCACTGTGCGCCTTCACCAACCCTACCACCAACTCCTACAAGCGTCTGGTGCCGGGTTTCGAAGCTCCCGTGAACATGGCATACTCCAGCCGTAACCGTTCGGCCTCGCTCCGTATTCCCATGTTCTCCACCAACCCCAAGTCCAAGCGTGTTGAGTACCGCACGCCGGACCCGTCCTGCAACGGCTACCTGGCCTTCGCCGCCATGCTGATGGCCGGCCTCGACGGTATCGAAAACAAAATCGATCCGGGCCAGCCGCTGGACAAGGACATCTACGGTCTTTCCCCGGAAGAGCTCAAAGACATCCCGTCCGCTCCGGGCAGCCTGGAAGAGGCGCTCAAGTGCCTCGAAGATGACCACGAGTTCCTGCTCAAGGGCGACGTCTTCACCGCCGATGTCATCGAGAAATGGATCGAGTACAAGACCGAAGCCGAAGTCAACCCGGTCCGCATGCGTCCGGTACCGATGGAATTCCAGCTTTACTACGACATCTAA
- a CDS encoding site-2 protease family protein — MENFLFKLSVMLVPGMLAIVCHEVSHGFVAWRFGDPTARMLGRLTLNPFKHIDIVGTLMIFFIGIGWAKPVPVTFENLRNPKRDMIWVAAAGPVTNLLLATISAFLLRGVAVIDNSAVAPGSPLSMLVEPVALMLAFSVYINLLLAIFNMIPVPPLDGGRVLVGLLPHRQAATWSRIEPYGMVIIIVLVFFTNVFSYVISPILNVGVHVLAGPQSNLVMGVTQLMMR; from the coding sequence ATGGAAAATTTTCTCTTCAAGCTCTCCGTTATGCTCGTGCCGGGTATGCTGGCCATAGTCTGTCATGAGGTCTCGCACGGTTTCGTTGCCTGGCGCTTCGGCGACCCCACGGCGCGCATGCTCGGCAGGCTGACCCTTAACCCCTTCAAGCATATCGACATCGTCGGTACCCTGATGATCTTCTTCATCGGTATCGGCTGGGCCAAGCCGGTTCCGGTGACCTTCGAGAATCTACGCAATCCCAAACGGGACATGATCTGGGTGGCTGCCGCCGGACCCGTGACCAATCTCCTGCTGGCGACCATTTCCGCCTTTTTGCTGCGGGGGGTGGCCGTTATCGATAACTCAGCGGTCGCACCCGGCTCCCCCTTGTCCATGTTGGTCGAACCGGTTGCCTTGATGCTGGCCTTTTCGGTTTACATAAACCTGTTGCTGGCTATCTTCAATATGATCCCGGTACCGCCGCTCGACGGTGGCAGGGTGCTGGTCGGACTTTTGCCCCATCGACAGGCTGCAACCTGGTCTCGCATCGAACCGTACGGCATGGTGATCATCATTGTGCTGGTATTCTTCACTAATGTCTTTTCCTATGTCATCTCGCCGATTCTCAACGTGGGGGTTCACGTGCTGGCAGGACCGCAAAGCAACCTGGTGATGGGGGTCACGCAACTTATGATGCGCTAA
- the trpS gene encoding tryptophan--tRNA ligase, which translates to MTKQRVVSGMRPTGKLHIGHYHGVLENWVKIQDSFDCFFFVADWHSLTTEYDNTAGIRNSIHEMVLDWVGFGLDPAKCVVFRQSLVPHHSELNLILSMITPVSWLERCPTYKEMQENLETKDLSTFGFLGYPVLMAADIILYKAARVPVGQDQLPHLEITREIARRFNYLYGNVFPEPEGLLTETPKLLGLDGRKMSKSYGNSIYLSDTAEETTKKVLSMMTDPARIRRSDPGDPDVCVAFNLHRIYVPQEKLDEIIPACRNAAIGCVECKRILAECMNERLAPCRAKRAELATHPQFVKDLLQDGSRRASEISDAVMSEVRDALKI; encoded by the coding sequence ATGACGAAACAACGAGTAGTCAGCGGCATGCGGCCGACCGGAAAGCTGCACATCGGCCACTATCACGGTGTACTGGAAAACTGGGTCAAGATTCAGGACTCTTTTGACTGTTTCTTCTTTGTAGCGGATTGGCACTCACTGACCACGGAATACGACAATACCGCCGGTATTCGCAACAGCATTCATGAGATGGTGCTGGACTGGGTCGGGTTCGGCCTCGACCCGGCCAAGTGCGTCGTTTTCCGCCAGAGCCTGGTGCCCCACCACTCGGAGCTGAACCTGATCCTCTCCATGATCACGCCGGTCTCGTGGCTGGAGCGTTGCCCCACCTACAAGGAGATGCAGGAGAACCTGGAGACCAAGGACCTCTCCACCTTCGGGTTCCTGGGATATCCGGTGCTGATGGCGGCCGACATCATCCTCTACAAGGCTGCCCGTGTGCCGGTGGGGCAGGACCAGTTGCCGCACCTGGAGATCACCCGGGAGATAGCCCGGCGCTTCAATTACCTGTACGGCAACGTGTTCCCCGAGCCCGAGGGGCTTTTAACCGAGACCCCCAAGCTACTTGGCCTCGATGGCCGTAAGATGAGCAAATCCTACGGCAACTCCATTTATCTTTCCGACACGGCCGAGGAGACCACCAAGAAGGTCCTGTCCATGATGACCGACCCGGCCCGAATCCGACGGAGTGACCCCGGTGACCCTGATGTTTGCGTGGCCTTTAACCTTCACCGTATCTACGTGCCCCAGGAAAAACTGGACGAGATTATCCCTGCCTGTCGCAACGCCGCCATCGGCTGTGTGGAATGCAAGCGGATACTGGCTGAGTGCATGAATGAACGCCTGGCCCCCTGCCGGGCAAAACGGGCGGAATTGGCTACCCATCCGCAGTTTGTCAAGGATCTGCTACAGGATGGCAGCCGCCGGGCTTCGGAGATTTCCGATGCCGTCATGAGCGAAGTCCGCGACGCCCTGAAGATTTAA
- a CDS encoding ScpA family protein, producing the protein MNQVREENPTLLDEFRDGYSVHLDKFDGPLDLLLHLIRKNEVDICDIPIADITRQYLDYIKLMKVLNLDVAGDFLFMASTLLHIKSRMLLPPDDQEEGEEEEGDPRAELIRRLLEYQQYKEAGMVIGARALLGREVFARACPDPALAKARSDEGPLELSLFELVDAFRALLARIPAESFHDVAPGDSLSIADCINEILSLLQERDTLQFDELVRDEMTRERVIVTFLALLELCRLKLIRIFQNGEYGSIWFVPAVASGQTDSDDEAVQTVV; encoded by the coding sequence ATGAATCAGGTTAGGGAAGAAAATCCGACTCTTCTTGACGAGTTCCGCGACGGATACAGCGTCCATCTGGACAAGTTCGACGGTCCGCTGGATTTGCTCTTGCACCTGATCCGCAAGAACGAGGTGGATATCTGCGACATTCCCATCGCAGACATCACCCGTCAGTACCTGGACTACATCAAGCTGATGAAGGTGCTCAATCTGGATGTGGCCGGTGATTTCCTGTTCATGGCCTCCACGCTGCTCCATATCAAATCCCGCATGCTGCTGCCGCCCGATGATCAGGAAGAGGGCGAGGAGGAAGAGGGCGACCCCCGGGCTGAATTGATCCGGCGCCTTTTGGAGTACCAGCAGTACAAAGAGGCCGGCATGGTGATCGGTGCCAGGGCGCTCCTGGGGCGAGAGGTTTTCGCACGGGCCTGTCCCGACCCGGCGTTGGCCAAGGCCCGCAGCGACGAGGGGCCGCTGGAGCTGTCGCTCTTTGAACTTGTGGATGCCTTCCGGGCTCTTCTGGCGCGCATTCCGGCGGAAAGTTTTCACGATGTCGCCCCCGGTGATTCCCTCAGTATTGCCGATTGTATCAATGAAATACTTTCCCTGCTTCAGGAACGTGATACACTTCAATTTGATGAGCTTGTCCGGGACGAGATGACCCGCGAACGGGTCATTGTCACCTTTCTGGCCCTCCTGGAATTATGCCGCCTCAAGCTGATTCGCATCTTCCAGAATGGGGAGTATGGTTCCATCTGGTTCGTCCCCGCTGTTGCCTCGGGACAAACGGATAGTGACGACGAAGCCGTTCAAACTGTCGTATAA
- the mscL gene encoding large conductance mechanosensitive channel protein MscL produces MLKEFREFALKGNVIDLAVGIIIGAAFNKVVQSLVNDIIMPPVGLLIGKVDFSSLFVNLSGKTYETLAEAKKAGAATINYGLFINTLVDFTIMAFVVFLMVKQINRLRREETPPAPTTKDCPFCLSKIPLAASRCPQCTSTLDLE; encoded by the coding sequence ATGCTGAAGGAGTTCAGGGAATTTGCGCTCAAGGGCAACGTTATCGACCTGGCGGTCGGCATCATCATCGGCGCAGCCTTTAATAAGGTTGTGCAATCACTGGTTAACGACATCATCATGCCACCGGTTGGGCTGCTGATTGGCAAGGTGGATTTTTCTTCCCTGTTCGTAAATCTTTCCGGGAAAACCTACGAGACGCTGGCGGAAGCCAAGAAGGCCGGGGCCGCGACCATCAATTACGGCCTATTCATCAACACTCTCGTGGATTTCACGATCATGGCCTTTGTAGTCTTTCTCATGGTCAAGCAGATCAACCGCTTGCGGCGCGAGGAAACACCTCCAGCCCCCACCACCAAGGATTGCCCCTTCTGTCTGTCCAAGATACCGCTGGCGGCGTCCCGTTGCCCGCAATGCACGTCAACACTTGACCTTGAATAG
- the scpB gene encoding SMC-Scp complex subunit ScpB, with product MSLPAIIESIIFAADSALSLDRLCEMLPEYERTAIKAALTGLVEFHEERGGGFGLAEVAGGWQFRTNPVLQEYVVRHVKTKAAKFSQSALESLAIIAYRQPITRAEIEHLRGVDCGGVLKSLLEKKLVKILGKKDIPGRPLIYGTSKEFLEVFGLKDLKSLPTLREIQALGETPQFERQEELPLEPDAAPPADSSLPFDEPE from the coding sequence ATGTCTTTGCCTGCAATCATCGAAAGCATCATCTTTGCCGCCGATTCGGCCCTGTCCCTTGACCGGCTCTGCGAGATGCTGCCCGAGTACGAACGCACTGCCATCAAGGCCGCCTTAACCGGCCTGGTCGAATTCCACGAGGAGCGGGGAGGGGGATTCGGACTTGCCGAGGTGGCCGGTGGCTGGCAGTTCAGAACCAATCCGGTATTGCAGGAATACGTGGTCCGGCACGTGAAGACCAAGGCGGCCAAATTCTCCCAATCGGCTTTGGAGTCTCTGGCCATCATCGCCTACCGCCAGCCCATAACCCGCGCCGAGATAGAGCACCTGCGCGGTGTTGATTGCGGCGGCGTGCTCAAGTCGCTTCTGGAAAAGAAACTGGTCAAGATCCTGGGTAAAAAGGATATTCCCGGCCGGCCGCTGATCTATGGGACCTCTAAAGAATTTCTTGAGGTTTTTGGACTTAAAGATTTGAAAAGTTTACCTACTTTGCGTGAGATTCAGGCCCTTGGTGAGACGCCCCAGTTTGAACGTCAGGAGGAATTGCCCCTGGAACCGGACGCCGCACCTCCGGCTGACAGTTCGCTTCCCTTTGACGAACCGGAATGA
- the amrB gene encoding AmmeMemoRadiSam system protein B, with protein MQRQAAVAGQFYPGTREQLRTALSELVPSVPEKRLALGIVAPHAGYVYSGAIAGTVYGRIVIPPTVLIIGPNHHGAGAAAALYPEGEWLTPLGPITINPRLTALLQQYVPFVELDSSAHRFEHSLEVQIPFIQYLRSDATIAALCLGHGDFDAVQEIGKGIAAAIRSYGGEVLIVASSDMTHYESADSARRKDEQALARILAFDPEGLLKICRSERITMCGVVPAAVMLVASRELGAAQAELTAYGNSGGITGDNSQVVGYAAVSVW; from the coding sequence ATGCAACGACAGGCAGCAGTTGCGGGACAGTTCTACCCCGGTACGCGGGAGCAGCTTCGAACCGCCTTGTCCGAACTGGTTCCGTCCGTTCCGGAAAAACGGCTAGCCCTGGGGATCGTCGCGCCCCATGCGGGCTACGTCTATTCCGGCGCCATTGCCGGCACGGTCTATGGCCGGATAGTCATACCCCCCACCGTGTTGATCATTGGCCCAAATCACCATGGGGCCGGCGCGGCGGCCGCCCTCTACCCGGAGGGGGAATGGCTGACTCCTCTCGGGCCGATCACCATTAATCCCCGCCTCACTGCACTGCTTCAGCAGTACGTCCCCTTTGTGGAGTTGGACAGCAGTGCCCACCGTTTCGAGCACTCCCTTGAGGTGCAAATTCCCTTTATTCAATATCTGCGCTCCGATGCAACCATCGCCGCACTTTGTCTCGGTCACGGTGATTTTGATGCAGTGCAGGAGATCGGCAAGGGGATTGCCGCAGCGATACGCAGCTATGGCGGGGAGGTTCTGATCGTGGCCAGTTCCGACATGACCCATTACGAGTCGGCCGACTCGGCCCGGCGTAAGGACGAGCAGGCTTTGGCAAGGATTTTGGCTTTTGATCCCGAGGGACTGCTGAAAATCTGCCGCAGTGAACGCATTACCATGTGCGGGGTTGTGCCGGCGGCGGTCATGCTGGTGGCGAGCCGGGAACTGGGGGCTGCACAGGCAGAACTCACTGCCTATGGGAACAGTGGCGGCATTACCGGCGATAATAGCCAGGTGGTGGGGTATGCGGCTGTTTCGGTGTGGTAA
- a CDS encoding DUF2269 family protein — translation MQLLFAHKMKLLLKTLHTFASCAWVGGVSAVLIILNNDRRTINGDELFAFHSAITIIDDMLIGPGAAVSLLSGALLCLTSKWGFFRHCWVVVKWIGTLIAIYVGVAYLNPWMRELAHFSDILRDNTTQNIDYLQLFHKGIVAVYLQIAALFLLVIVSIFKPDPDLLPSEHELRHTILRGNLKKAIRLRGRIASSLRRSLGANQPS, via the coding sequence ATGCAACTCCTGTTCGCCCACAAGATGAAACTTCTCCTAAAGACCCTTCACACCTTTGCTTCATGTGCCTGGGTCGGCGGCGTGTCGGCAGTCCTGATAATCCTGAACAATGATCGCCGAACCATCAACGGTGATGAACTCTTTGCTTTTCATTCCGCCATAACAATCATCGACGACATGCTTATAGGCCCGGGTGCCGCCGTGTCGCTGCTAAGTGGCGCGCTGCTGTGCCTGACATCCAAGTGGGGGTTTTTCAGACATTGCTGGGTTGTGGTCAAGTGGATCGGGACCCTGATCGCTATTTATGTCGGGGTAGCCTATCTCAACCCCTGGATGAGGGAGCTGGCTCACTTTTCGGACATTCTTCGCGACAACACAACACAGAATATCGATTATCTGCAACTGTTCCACAAGGGTATCGTTGCGGTTTACCTGCAGATTGCCGCACTATTCCTGCTGGTCATCGTATCCATCTTCAAACCGGATCCCGATTTGCTGCCAAGCGAACACGAGTTACGGCATACCATACTTCGCGGCAACCTGAAAAAGGCCATACGTCTGCGTGGCAGGATCGCGAGCAGCTTACGGCGTTCCCTGGGCGCGAATCAACCGTCCTGA
- a CDS encoding bifunctional aconitate hydratase 2/2-methylisocitrate dehydratase, which translates to MIEAYLAHEKERAAQGIPALPLTPEQTAELCKLLVKPPKGKEKFLLDLITNRVSPGVDPAAKVKAEFLAEIVSGKKKSPLIDQVAAIKLLGTMIGGYNVAPLVAALKDKKLADAAATALSHITLVYDAFDEVAALAKAKNAAAAKVLKSWADAEWFTSRKGVPETIKVKVYKVDGEINTDDFSPAGDAWSRPDIPLHALAMGKTRFKDGLATIAKFRKEGYQVAFVGDVVGTGSSRKSACNSVLWAIGEEIPCVPNKKTAGVIIGGVIAPIFFNTAQDSGALPLKADVTGMKTGDVIVIDTKKGVITDEKGKKVLSKLTIAPNTVPDEFRAGGRIPLIIGRAVTDKARKALGLKPTTVFTLPVNPKPKAKQAFSLAQKMVGVACGVTGILPGTACEPKMTTVGSQDTTGPMTADELKELACLKFQAPMFMQSFCHTAAYPKPADVKMHKNLPGFISERGGVALRPGDGVIHSWLNRLLTPDTVGTGGDSHTRFPIGISFPAGSGLVAFAGAMGFMPLDMPESVLVRFKGKFNPGITLRDAVNAIPYWAIKQGLLTVPKKNKVNIFNGRILEMEGLPDLTVEQAFELTDAAAERSAAAGCIQLSEKSVATYLKSNVALMKKMIADGYSDKKTLQNRIKAVEAWLKKPSLLKADKGAEYAAVIEINLADIKEPILACPNDPDDVKLLSQVKGTKIQDVFLGSCMTNIGHFRAAAEIWRGSKFNPDVRTWICPPTRMDQAQLKDEAYFSVYSAFGARIEIAGCSLCMGNQARVPDGVNMFSTSTRNFDDRIGNGAKVYLGSAELGAVTALMGKLPTPAEYMKVYKEKIEPNKEKIYKYLQFDEMPEYK; encoded by the coding sequence ATGATCGAAGCCTATTTAGCCCATGAAAAGGAACGGGCGGCCCAGGGAATCCCCGCGTTGCCGCTCACGCCCGAGCAGACCGCCGAGCTGTGCAAATTGTTGGTCAAACCCCCCAAGGGCAAGGAAAAATTCCTGCTGGACCTGATCACCAACCGCGTTTCCCCAGGCGTTGACCCTGCTGCCAAAGTCAAGGCCGAATTCCTGGCCGAGATCGTCAGCGGCAAGAAAAAGTCCCCCCTGATCGACCAGGTAGCCGCCATCAAGTTGCTGGGCACCATGATCGGTGGTTATAACGTGGCTCCGCTGGTAGCGGCCCTGAAAGACAAGAAACTGGCCGACGCCGCCGCTACGGCACTCTCCCATATCACCCTGGTGTATGACGCCTTCGACGAGGTGGCAGCCCTGGCCAAGGCCAAAAATGCCGCAGCCGCCAAGGTGCTCAAATCCTGGGCCGACGCCGAGTGGTTCACCAGCCGCAAGGGCGTACCCGAGACCATCAAGGTCAAGGTCTACAAAGTGGACGGCGAGATCAACACCGACGACTTCTCACCGGCCGGTGACGCCTGGAGCCGCCCCGATATCCCGCTGCACGCCCTGGCCATGGGCAAGACCCGCTTCAAGGACGGACTTGCCACCATCGCCAAGTTCCGCAAGGAAGGCTATCAGGTCGCCTTCGTTGGCGACGTGGTCGGTACCGGTTCCTCCCGCAAGTCGGCCTGCAACAGTGTATTGTGGGCCATCGGTGAAGAGATCCCCTGCGTACCCAACAAGAAAACCGCCGGTGTGATCATCGGCGGCGTCATCGCCCCGATCTTCTTTAATACCGCCCAGGACTCCGGCGCCCTGCCGCTCAAGGCCGACGTGACCGGCATGAAGACCGGCGACGTGATCGTGATCGACACCAAGAAGGGGGTCATCACCGATGAGAAGGGTAAGAAGGTTCTCTCCAAACTGACCATAGCTCCCAACACCGTACCCGACGAATTCCGCGCTGGCGGCCGCATCCCGCTGATCATCGGTCGCGCCGTTACCGACAAGGCCCGTAAAGCCTTAGGCCTCAAGCCGACCACGGTATTCACCCTGCCGGTGAATCCCAAGCCCAAGGCCAAGCAGGCCTTCTCCCTGGCGCAGAAGATGGTCGGTGTCGCCTGCGGCGTCACCGGCATCCTGCCCGGCACCGCCTGCGAGCCCAAGATGACCACCGTCGGTTCCCAGGACACCACCGGGCCCATGACCGCCGACGAGTTGAAAGAACTGGCCTGCCTCAAGTTCCAGGCACCCATGTTCATGCAGTCCTTCTGCCACACCGCCGCTTACCCCAAGCCGGCCGACGTCAAGATGCACAAGAACCTGCCCGGCTTCATCTCCGAGCGTGGCGGCGTGGCCCTGCGTCCCGGCGACGGCGTCATTCACTCCTGGCTGAACCGCCTGTTGACGCCCGATACCGTCGGCACCGGCGGCGATTCCCATACCCGTTTCCCCATCGGTATCTCCTTCCCGGCCGGTTCCGGCCTGGTGGCCTTTGCCGGCGCCATGGGCTTCATGCCCCTGGACATGCCCGAATCGGTCCTGGTGCGTTTCAAAGGCAAATTCAACCCCGGCATCACCCTGCGTGACGCCGTGAACGCTATCCCCTACTGGGCTATCAAGCAAGGTCTTCTGACCGTGCCCAAGAAAAACAAGGTCAACATCTTCAACGGCCGCATCCTGGAGATGGAGGGTCTGCCCGACCTGACCGTGGAGCAGGCCTTCGAACTGACCGACGCTGCCGCCGAGCGTTCGGCCGCCGCAGGTTGCATTCAGCTCTCCGAGAAGTCGGTAGCCACCTACCTCAAGTCCAACGTGGCCCTGATGAAGAAGATGATCGCCGACGGCTATTCGGACAAGAAAACCCTGCAAAACCGCATCAAGGCGGTAGAGGCATGGCTCAAGAAGCCGAGCCTGTTGAAGGCCGACAAGGGTGCCGAATACGCAGCCGTGATCGAGATCAACCTGGCGGACATCAAGGAGCCGATCCTGGCCTGTCCGAACGATCCTGATGACGTCAAACTGCTCTCCCAGGTCAAGGGGACCAAGATCCAGGACGTGTTCCTCGGTTCCTGCATGACCAACATCGGCCACTTCCGCGCCGCCGCCGAGATCTGGCGCGGCAGCAAGTTCAACCCGGATGTCCGCACCTGGATCTGCCCGCCGACCCGCATGGACCAGGCCCAGCTTAAGGACGAAGCCTACTTCTCGGTGTACAGCGCCTTCGGCGCCCGTATCGAGATCGCCGGCTGCTCGCTCTGCATGGGCAACCAGGCCCGCGTACCCGACGGCGTCAACATGTTCTCCACCTCGACCCGCAACTTCGATGACCGTATCGGCAACGGCGCCAAGGTCTATCTCGGTTCCGCCGAGTTGGGCGCGGTAACGGCGCTCATGGGTAAGCTGCCCACGCCGGCCGAGTATATGAAGGTTTACAAGGAGAAGATTGAGCCGAACAAGG